In Halanaeroarchaeum sp. HSR-CO, one DNA window encodes the following:
- a CDS encoding serine/threonine-protein kinase RIO2, with amino-acid sequence MAKTVAEQMVELEPEDFHLLSGVEHGMRFSKWVSQEKLPDFSGLSAEEVDYRMNRMLDREFLERKTIQYVGVRLTFDGYDALALRTFAERDSIEGFGAPLGVGKESDVFEVKSYKPLALKFHREGHTNFREVHRERDYTAEKEHTSWQYTARKAAEREYDALETLYPAVRVPRPIDQNRHAIIMEKVDGVELSRAKLAPEQAVGVLNLVLDELATAYRAGFVHADVSEYNVFVNETGITLFDWPQAVPTDHENARDLLKRDVENIVRYFARKYPSETPDPSLPALADAIATDDFTSVSSY; translated from the coding sequence ATGGCGAAAACCGTCGCCGAACAGATGGTCGAACTCGAACCCGAGGACTTCCACCTCCTCTCGGGCGTCGAGCACGGGATGCGATTCTCGAAGTGGGTGAGCCAGGAGAAACTCCCCGATTTCTCGGGGCTCTCCGCCGAGGAGGTCGACTACCGAATGAATCGGATGCTCGACCGCGAGTTTTTGGAGCGAAAGACCATCCAGTACGTCGGCGTCCGCCTCACCTTCGACGGGTACGACGCGCTCGCACTCCGAACGTTCGCCGAACGCGACTCCATCGAGGGATTCGGGGCCCCGCTCGGCGTCGGCAAGGAGAGCGACGTCTTCGAAGTCAAGTCCTACAAACCACTCGCGCTGAAATTTCACCGGGAGGGGCACACCAACTTTCGCGAGGTCCACCGAGAACGGGATTACACCGCCGAGAAAGAACACACCTCCTGGCAGTATACCGCCAGGAAAGCAGCCGAGCGGGAGTACGACGCCCTCGAGACGCTGTATCCCGCAGTCCGAGTCCCCAGACCGATCGACCAGAACCGCCACGCGATCATCATGGAGAAAGTAGACGGCGTCGAACTCTCACGGGCGAAACTCGCCCCCGAACAGGCGGTCGGCGTGCTGAATCTGGTCCTCGACGAGCTCGCGACGGCGTATCGAGCGGGGTTCGTTCACGCGGACGTGAGCGAGTACAACGTGTTCGTGAACGAAACGGGCATCACCCTCTTCGACTGGCCCCAGGCCGTCCCAACCGACCACGAGAACGCGCGAGATCTCCTCAAGCGAGACGTCGAGAACATCGTCCGGTACTTCGCACGCAAGTACCCCAGTGAGACCCCCGATCCGTCGTTACCGGCCCTCGCCGACGCGATTGCGACCGACGATTTCACGTCCGTATCCTCGTATTGA
- a CDS encoding biotin/lipoate A/B protein ligase family protein, which translates to MDLQDRDWRLIREERRSGPMQMALDEIAARTAGAGGPRTVRVYSWSPSTLSLGYRQEPATVDWGRCDREGISVTRRQTGGGGIYHDAYGDISYSIVAPAEELPGDLMESYEILMKPVFDAFDRMDVPATYVSSERPALYEPACYLRELHPAHDVVVDGRKIAGNAQYRQRDAVIQHGSLSYALDPDRHRGVFTDIPVDEATFRERITSIGETAGIDRPAAVEALESALEAWADANEGAWTDEEIEAATALAEQKYGSSVWNRDRIDPTN; encoded by the coding sequence ATGGACCTGCAGGACCGGGACTGGCGACTCATTCGCGAGGAGCGACGGTCGGGGCCGATGCAGATGGCACTCGACGAGATCGCCGCCCGGACCGCCGGAGCCGGCGGGCCGCGGACCGTCCGCGTGTACTCCTGGTCGCCGAGCACGCTCTCGCTCGGCTATCGTCAGGAACCGGCGACCGTCGACTGGGGTCGTTGCGATCGCGAGGGAATCTCCGTCACCCGTCGGCAGACCGGCGGGGGTGGCATCTACCACGACGCATACGGCGATATCTCGTATTCCATCGTCGCCCCGGCAGAGGAACTGCCAGGCGACCTGATGGAGAGTTACGAGATCTTGATGAAACCCGTCTTCGACGCTTTCGACCGGATGGACGTTCCGGCCACCTACGTCTCGTCGGAACGACCGGCCCTCTACGAACCGGCCTGTTACCTCCGTGAACTGCATCCCGCCCACGACGTCGTCGTCGACGGCCGGAAGATCGCCGGTAACGCCCAGTACCGCCAGCGCGACGCGGTCATCCAGCACGGGTCGCTCTCGTATGCGCTCGACCCGGACCGCCACCGGGGCGTGTTTACGGACATCCCCGTCGACGAAGCCACGTTTCGAGAGCGTATTACGTCCATCGGGGAGACGGCTGGGATCGACCGGCCGGCGGCCGTCGAGGCGCTCGAGTCGGCGCTGGAGGCCTGGGCGGATGCGAACGAGGGGGCGTGGACCGACGAGGAGATCGAGGCGGCCACCGCACTCGCCGAACAGAAGTATGGATCGTCGGTGTGGAATCGGGATCGCATCGATCCGACGAACTGA